The Aspergillus luchuensis IFO 4308 DNA, chromosome 7, nearly complete sequence genome has a segment encoding these proteins:
- the HAM1 gene encoding non-canonical purine NTP pyrophosphatase (BUSCO:EOG09264YHS;~COG:F;~EggNog:ENOG410PMXY;~InterPro:IPR029001,IPR027502,IPR002637;~PFAM:PF01725;~go_function: GO:0047429 - nucleoside-triphosphate diphosphatase activity [Evidence IEA];~go_process: GO:0009143 - nucleoside triphosphate catabolic process [Evidence IEA]) — translation MASMKKINFITGNKNKLAEVKAILGTVIDVENQAVDLPEIQGTIEEIAREKCRRAAEVVGGPVLTEDTALEFHALNGLPGPYIKSFLDALGHEGLNKLLDSFETRAAEAVCTFAFSSGPGSDPILFQGRTEGAIVRPRGPANFGWDPIFEYRGKTYAEMDKEEKNLISHRYKALVKLQDWLADRRD, via the exons ATGGCCTCGATGAAAAAGATAAACTTCATCACCGGCAACAAAAACAAGCTAGCAGAAGTGAAAGCGATATTAGGGACTGTGATCGACGTTGAAAATCAAGCAGTTGACCTTCCTGAGATACAGGGCACGATAGAAGAGATTGCCCGGGAGAAATGTCGACGTGCAGCAGAAGTG GTCGGAGGCCCGGTGTTGACGGAAGATACTGCACTTGAGTTCCACGCTCTTAACGGACTGCCTGGCCCATACAT CAAATCATTCCTCGATGCCCTAGGCCATGAAGGCCTGAATAAATTGCTTGACTCGTTTGAGACCAGAGCCGCGGAGGCTGTCTGcacctttgccttttccagcGGACCCGGTTCGGATCCAATCTTATTCCAGGGTAGAACTGAG GGAGCTATCGTGAGACCAAGAGGTCCTGCGAATTTTG GTTGGGATCCGATTTTCGAGTATCGCGGCAAGACTTACGCTGAAATGGacaaagaggagaag AACCTCATCTCACACAGATATAAAGCCCTGGTCAAGTTGCAAGATTGGCTGGCCGACAGACGTGATTGA
- the FAP7 gene encoding nucleoside triphosphates FAP7 (BUSCO:EOG09264XPY;~COG:F;~EggNog:ENOG410PKWX;~InterPro:IPR027417,IPR020618;~PFAM:PF13207,PF13238;~go_function: GO:0004017 - adenylate kinase activity [Evidence IEA];~go_function: GO:0005524 - ATP binding [Evidence IEA]) encodes MRTSPNVIITGTPGVGKTVHCEQLAEETGLRHLSINHVAKERDCYETYDHELQTWVVDEDKLLDAIEDQVLQGGYLIDWHACDLFPKSWIDLVVVLRCPSTAVHYDRLASRGYNETKLQENLDAEIFGVLLDEAREAFDEELVVELNSERDDDVESNCARISSWVQSWKNDRA; translated from the exons ATGCGGACATCTCCAAATGTGATAATAACAGGCACGCCCGGCGTAGGAAAAACCGTCCATTGCGAACAATTGGCCGAGGAGACAGGTCTGCGGCATCTTTCAATCAACCATGTCGCAAAAGAGCGAGACTGCTACGAGACATATGACCACGAATTACAGACCTGGGTTGTGGACGAGGACAAA CTCCTGGACGCTATCGAGGACCAAGTACTTCAAGGTGGCTATCTAATTGACTGGCATGCATGCGATCTATTCCCCAAGTCATGGATTGATTTGGTCGTTGTATTACGCTGCCCATCTACTGCTGTTCATTATGATCGTCTCGCATCAAG GGGATACAATGAGACAAAGCTGCAGGAAAATTTAGATGCCGAAATATTTGGTGTTTTGCTTGACGAAGCTCGAGAAGCCTTCGACGAGGAATTAGTGGTTGAATTGAATAGTgagagggatgatgatgtagagTCCAATTGCGCAAGGATTTCTAGCTGGGTACAATCTTGGAAAAATGACCGAGCCTGA
- the MYO2 gene encoding type V myosin (COG:Z;~EggNog:ENOG410PI8B;~InterPro:IPR008989,IPR000048,IPR004009,IPR036961, IPR001609,IPR027417,IPR036103,IPR002710;~PFAM:PF01843,PF00612,PF00063;~go_component: GO:0016459 - myosin complex [Evidence IEA];~go_function: GO:0003774 - motor activity [Evidence IEA];~go_function: GO:0005515 - protein binding [Evidence IEA];~go_function: GO:0005524 - ATP binding [Evidence IEA];~go_function: GO:0051015 - actin filament binding [Evidence IEA]) — translation MAHNYEVGTRAWQPDPTEGWVASEVKEKLVDGDKVQLVFLIENGETKTLETTQAELQVDNNPKLPPLMNPAMLEASEDLTNLSHLNEPAVLQAIKLRYAQKEIYTYSGIVLIATNPFARVDSLYVPQMVQVYAGKHRASQAPHLFAIAEEAFADMLRDGKNQTIVVSGESGAGKTVSAKYIMRYFATRESSDQPGKYTTSRADAISETEEQILATNPVMEAFGNAKTTRNDNSSRFGKYIEIMFDDRTNIIGAKIRTYLLERSRLVFQPLKERNYHIFYQLVAGSTDPEKEELGLTSVEDFDYLNQGGTPTIDGVDDRAEFNATKKSLSTIGVPEKTQAEIFRVLAALLHLGNVRITATRTDSSLSSSEPSLVRACQLLGIDANEFAKWIVKKQLITRGEKITSNLTQQQATVVRDSVAKFIYSSLFDWLVDKINQGLATDSILNKFKSFIGVLDIYGFEHFAKNSFEQFCINYANEKLQQEFNQHVFKLEQEEYVREQIDWTFIDFSDNQPCIDLIEAKLGILSLLDEESRLPMGSDEQFVTKLHLNFAADKQKFYKKPRFGKSAFTICHYAVDVTYESDGFIEKNRDTVPDEHLEILRGSSNEFVKEILDTAAAVREKDSASISSKPVAAPGRKIGVAVNRKPTLGGIFKSSLIELMNTINSTDVHYIRCIKPNEAKESWKFEGPMVLSQLRACGVLETVRISTAGYPTRWTYEEFAIRYYMLCHSSQWTSEIRDMCHAILQKALGDGTQQKQDKYQLGLTKIFFRAGMLAFLENLRTSRLNGCAVMIQKNLRCKYYRRRYLEARASILTTQALIRGFLARQRAAEIRQVKAATTIQRVWRGQKERRNYSRIRANFILFQSVAKGFLCRQNILDTIHGNAAKVIQRSFRSWRQLRAWRQYRRKVIIVQNLWRGKQARKEYKKLREDARDLKQISYKLENKVVELTQYLESLKRENKSLNSQLENYETQVKSWRSRHNVLENRSKELQAEANQAGITAARLTAMEEEMNKLQQHHNDAQATIKRLQEEEKVSRESIRTANQELEKLQQLNTDAENEKASLRQQIVDLEEQLELAKRVVPANGVNGDQPNGGPIQPPASGLINLVSSKKPKPKRRSAGAERIDIDRFSGAYNPRPVSMAIPSSAMGRQHFSGNAFSPGLDSVEVELENLLSEEDELNEEVTMGLIRNLKIPLPSSTPPPTEKEVLFPAYLINLVTSEMWNNGFVKESERFLANVMQSIQQEVMQHDGEDAINPGAFWLSNVHEMLSFVFLAEDWYEAQKTDNFEYDRLLEIVKHDLESLEFNIYHTWMKVLKKKLYKMIVPAIIESQSLPGFVTSETNRFLGKLLPSNNNPAYSMDNLLSLLNNVYKAMKAFYLEETIITQTVTELLRLVGVTAFNDLLMRRNFLSWKRGLQINYNITRIEEWCKSHDMPEGTLQLEHLMQATKLLQLKKATLNDIEIIQDICWMLSPNQIQKLLNQYLVADYEQPINGEIMKAVASRVTEKSDVLLLTPVDMEDSGPYEIAEPRVITALETYTPSWLQTPRLKRLAEIVSAQAMAQQERLEMTESGAATME, via the exons ATGGCTCACAATTACGAGGTCGGAACAAGGGCTTGGCAACCTGATCCGACCGAGGGATGGGTCGCATCTGAAGTCAAAGAGAAGTTAGTTGATGGGGACAAAGTGCAGCTTGTCTTCTTGATAGAAAATGGAGAG ACAAAAACTCTGGAAACTACCCAGGCCGAGTTGCAGGTAGACAACAATCCAAAACTGCCGCCCTTGATGAATCCTGCCATGCTCGAAGCCAGCGAAGACCTTACGAACCTGTCTCATCTGAATGAGCCAGCCG TTTTGCAGGCCATCAAGCTGCGTTATGCCCAGAAGGAAATATACACATATAGCGGCATCGTTCTTATTGCTACCAATCCCTTTGCCCGGGTCGATTCACTTTACGTACCACAAATGGTGCAGGTATATGCTGGAAAGCATAGGGCATCTCAGGCGCCACACCTCTTTGCTATCGCCGAGGAAGCGTTCGC TGACATGCTACGCGATGGAAAAAATCAAACGATTGTAGTCTCTGGTGAATCAGGTGCCGGGAAAACGGTCAGCGCAAAGTACATAATGCGTTATTTTGCAACCCGCGAGTCTTCAGATCAACCTGGAAAGTATACTACCAGTCGAGCAGATGCCATCAGTGAAACCGAAGAGCAAATCTTGGCCACAAATCCTGTCATGGAAGCTTTCGGAAATGCCAAAACCACCCGCAACGATAATTCTTCGCGTTTCGGAAAGTACATTGAGATAATGTTCGATGACAGGACCAACATAATTGGCGCAAAAATACGAACCTATCTTCTTGAACGATCTCGACTTGTCTTCCAGCCACTGAAAGAGCGCAATTATCATATATTCTACCAACTGGTTGCCGGTTCCACTGACCCCGAAAAAGAGGAGCTTGGCCTTACGTCCGTCGAGGATTTCGATTATCTTAACCAAGGTGGTACACCGACgattgatggtgttgacgACAGAGCCGAATTCAATGCGACAAAGAAGTCCTTGAGTACTATAGGGGTCCCGGAAAAAACGCAGGCGGAAATATTCCGTGTGCTCGCTGCTTTGTTGCACCTTGGGAATGTCAGAATTACCGCCACCAGGACAGATTCGAGTTTGTCTTCCTCGGAACCTTCACTTGTTCGAGCTTGCCAATTGCTTGGGATTGACGCCAACGAGTTTGCGAAATGGATAGTCAAGAAACAACTGATTACGCGAGGAGAAAAGATAACGTCCAACCTAACTCAACAACAGGCCACGGTGGTCAGGGACTCGGTTGCTAAATTCATTTATTCGAGCTTATTCGATTGGCTTGTTGATAAGATCAACCAAGGCCTGGCTACCGATAGTATCCTGAACAAGTTCAAGTCTTTCATTGGCGTTTTGGATATTTACGGGTTTGAACATTTTGCGAAAAACTCCTTCGAGCAGTTTTGCATCAACTACGCCAATGAGAAGCTGCAGCAAGAGTTCAACCAGCACGTGTTCAAACTAGAACAGGAAGAATATGTGCGCGAGCAGATAGACTGGACGTTCATTGACTTTTCGGACAACCAACCTTGTATTGACCTAATTGAAGCAAAATTGGGTATCTTATCCCTTTTGGATGAAGAATCTCGGTTGCCTATGGGCTCAGATGAGCAATTCGTGACCAAACTGCACCTCAATTTCGCCGCAGATAAGCAGAAATTCTACAAGAAGCCCCGGTTCGGCAAGTCCGCGTTTACGATATGTCACTATGCGGTCGATGTGACCTACGAGTCCGACGGCTTCATAGAGAAGAACCGGGACACTGTTCCAGACGAGCATTTGGAGATTCTGCGAGGCTCATCCAATGAGTTCGTGAAAGAAATCTTAGACACGGCAGCAGCCGTCCGCGAGAAAGATTCGGCATCTATCTCATCCAAGCCCGTGGCTGCCCCAGGTCGAAAAATTGGCGTTGCTGTCAATCGCAAGCCAACTCTGGGAGGAATTTTCAAATCATCATTGATTGAGCTCATGAACACAATCAACTCTACCGACGTGCACTACATACGCTGCATCAAACCTAATGAGGCTAAGGAGTCGTGGAAATTCGAAGGGCCGATGGTACTCAGTCAGCTGAGAGCCTGTGGTGTCCTTGAGACTGTACGGATCAGTACTGCTGGATATCCTACACGCTGGACATACGAGGAATTTGCAATCCGGTACTACATGCTTTGTCACTCATCGCAATGGACGTCAGAAATTAGGGACATGTGCCATGCCATTCTACAAAAAGCTCTTGGGGATGGCAcccagcaaaagcaagatAAATACCAACTGGGTTTAACGAAGATATTCTTTCGAGCAGGCATGCTCGCTTTTCTCGAGAATCTTCGCACATCAAGATTGAATGGGTGTGCTGTTATGATACAGAAAAACCTTCGATGCAAGTACTACCGCCGCAGATATCTCGAGGCTCGTGCCTCTATCCTCACAACACAGGCTCTCATTAGAGGTTTCTTGGCAAGGCAACGTGCAGCTGAGATACGGCAGGTCAAGGCAGCTACGACTATTCAGAGGGTATGGCGAGGACAGAAGGAGCGGCGGAATTACAGCCGCATTCGTGCCAATTTCATTCTTTTCCAGTCAGTTGCGAAGGGATTCCTTTGCCGTCAGAATATCCTCGACACGATCCATGGCAATGCAGCCAAAGTAATACAGCGATCGTTCCGTTCCTGGCGACAGCTACGCGCCTGGAGACAATACCGCAGAAAAGTGATAATTGTCCAGAATCTCTGGAGAGGAAAGCAGGCCAGGAAAGAGTACAAAAAGCTCCGCGAGGATGCTCGGGACCTCAAACAGATCTCTTATAAGCTGGAAAATAAGGTGGTAGAGTTGACTCAGTACCTCGAATCCTTGAAGCGAGAAAATAAGTCACTCAACTCGCAACTGGAGAACTATGAGACACAAGTGAAGTCTTGGAGAAGCCGACACAATGTGCTCGAGAATCGTTCGAAAGAATTACAGGCCGAAGCAAACCAGGCAGGTATTACTGCTGCTCGCTTAACtgccatggaggaggaaatgaaCAAGTTACAACAGCACCATAATGATGCGCAGGCAACCATCAAGCGTctacaggaagaagagaaggtctcACGGGAATCGATTCGTACCGCAAACCAAGAGTTGGAGAAACTTCAGCAGCTGAATACTGATGCTGAAAACGAAAAGGCATCTCTTCGTCAGCAGATAGTCGATCTCGAAGAACAGCTTGAGCTTGCAAAGAGGGTTGTGCCTGCCAACGGCGTAAATGGAGACCAGCCGAACGGTGGGCCCATCCAGCCGCCTGCGAGCGGCTTGATAAACCTCGTTTCTTCCAAGAAGCCCAAGCCTAAAAGACGAAGTGCCGGTGCTGAGCGGATCGATATTGATCGTTTCAGTGGTGCCTATAACCCGAGGCCAGTATCGATGGCCATTCCTAGCTCGGCTATGGGCCGCCAGCATTTCTCGGGAAATGCTTTCTCTCCAGGCCTGGACTCCGTTGAGGTAGAGCTCGAGAATCTGTTgtctgaagaagatgagctcAATGAAGAGGTGACTATGGGCTTGATACGCAATTTGAAAATCCCACTACCCAGCTCTACGCCTCCACCAACGGAGAAGGAGGTCTTGTTCCCAGCTTATTTGATCAATTTAGTGACTTCCGAAATGTGGAACAATGGCTTTGTGAAAGAGTCCGAGCGTTTCTTAGCCAACGTCATGCAGTCAATCCAGCAAGAGGTTATGCagcatgatggagaggatgccATTAATCCTGGAGCCTTCTGGCTTTCGAATGTCCACGAAATGTTGTCTTTCGTTTTCTTGGCCGAAGATTGGTATGAAGCACAAAAGACGGATAATTTCGAGTATGATCGTCTTTTAGAGATTGTGAAGCATGATCTCGAAAGCCTGGAGTTCAACATCTATCATACGTGGATGAAggtattgaagaagaagctttaCAAGATGATTGTACCAGCGATCATAGAATCCCAGTCCCTCCCTGGGTTCGTTACAAGCGAAACAAACAGGTTTCTTGGGAAGCTCTTAccctccaacaacaacccagcCTACAGTATGGATAACCTTCTCAGTCTCTTGAACAATGTCTACAAAGCAATGAAGGCTTTCTATTTGGAAGAGACTATTATCACACAGACGGTCACTGAGCTTCTCCGACTTGTCGGTGTCACTGCATTCAATGACCTTCTCATGCGGAGAAACTTTCTCTCCTGGAAACGTGGCCTGCAGATCAATTACAACATTACCCGCATCGAGGAGTGGTGCAAGAGCCATGATATGCCCGAGGGTACACTTCAGCTGGAGCATCTAATG CAAGCGACcaagcttcttcagctgaagaaggccaCCTTGAATGACATCGAAATTATTCAAGATATTTGTTGGAT GCTCTCGCCAAACCAAATCCAGAAACTCCTGAATCAGTATCTCGTGGCTGACTATGAGCAACCTATCAATGGTGAAATCATGAAAGCCGTGGCCTCCCGTGTCACCGAGAAGAGTGATGTTCTCCTCCTGACACCGGTTGACATGGAAGATAGTGGGCCGTATGAGATTGCGGAGCCACGTGTTATAACAGCCTTGGAGACATACACCCCGTCAT GGCTTCAAACGCCGCGACTAAAGCGCCTGGCTGAAATCGTATCTGCCCAAGCAATGGCTCAGCAAGAGAGGCTGGAGATGACGGAAAGCGGCGCGGCGACGATGGAATAG